Part of the Primulina huaijiensis isolate GDHJ02 unplaced genomic scaffold, ASM1229523v2 scaffold3245, whole genome shotgun sequence genome, AtacgaaaaaaataattagagcACACCAGATAAGGTCAAAGATTGAATCAAGTTTCAAATCCGGTAAAGAGCCAGATCAAGATCAATCCGAAATCATAAATTTTATCATTAGATCACAAGACTATCAAAATAttgaagaaaattaaaataactaTCTCAGAAAGTTTTCAAAGCACATAAATTCTCAAGGTATTAGCATATTGTTATAAGATAGTGAATTGTTTACGTACCAAATTAACCATACCTAGTTTTACATGGATTCTAGCCTCTTGAAAACATCAAAATGTGAAGCTTCTTGACTCGAGCTTGAATCCACTAGCCCTTGTAATTCCTCAACCATAAGTGGAGAATAAATTTCATTATAACCAAATGACCCGAATGAAGATAGATCCGGCCCTTGTGGCACACCGCCGCCGAACGACCAGAATGAGGCTGGATCAGATCCTTGTGATACATCACCGTTAATTGTGACATTGTGTTGCCCTATTTCCCTCGCGTCTTCGAGTGCATGAACAGTATTTCTGTCCGCCTCCAGTGCCATTTTCGCAGCCTCAGCATCCCCCGGCTGGCTGCCGCCGTAGCCGCCAGCACACCGCTCTGCC contains:
- the LOC140968151 gene encoding uncharacterized protein; translated protein: MDKDVTMNPKKGNKQPKIRKKQPLKVVYITNPIKFKTSASEFRSLVQELTGQDSDLPESSTKFSAERCAGGYGGSQPGDAEAAKMALEADRNTVHALEDAREIGQHNVTINGDVSQGSDPASFWSFGGGVPQGPDLSSFGSFGYNEIYSPLMVEELQGLVDSSSSQEASHFDVFKRLESM